The following proteins come from a genomic window of Pseudomonas putida:
- a CDS encoding integrase domain-containing protein yields MALVGRRDGRNFGYGRQLSYAGPQALKDMFGGGHHGTVKAHCDRWQAFVKWCRSEQGPGINDARKIDRKVLVDYAAYLRDVIRRGDLAVSTAQNRLSTVNRTMAALRGDQYVKLPSPSKALGMQRTGVRQSVPQGQHRDQVKEIINALCRHRQLRAAAIVLMARATGMRLREAILADLSRLSREANHLGRINIQDGTKGGRAGASAPRWISLDKHALGALRFAERVSPAGSRNLIAPQESYFDVLQDIVRPARDILQTHNLKGFHELRAAYACERYEQITQHRAPINGGHFCQVGRKLDREARRQISYELGHGRIDVVAAYIGGCA; encoded by the coding sequence ATGGCATTGGTGGGTAGACGCGATGGCCGCAATTTCGGTTACGGCAGACAATTGAGCTACGCAGGGCCGCAGGCGTTGAAAGACATGTTCGGCGGCGGCCACCACGGCACGGTCAAGGCGCACTGTGATCGTTGGCAGGCATTCGTGAAGTGGTGCCGCTCTGAACAGGGGCCGGGTATCAATGATGCGCGGAAGATTGATCGCAAAGTGTTGGTCGACTACGCGGCGTATCTGCGTGACGTGATTAGGCGCGGTGACCTCGCCGTCAGCACCGCACAAAACCGGCTATCCACCGTTAACAGGACCATGGCGGCGCTTCGCGGTGATCAGTATGTGAAATTGCCCAGTCCGAGCAAGGCATTGGGTATGCAGCGCACAGGGGTTCGACAATCGGTGCCACAAGGCCAACACCGTGATCAGGTTAAAGAGATCATCAATGCGCTTTGCCGCCATCGTCAGCTACGAGCCGCTGCGATCGTTTTGATGGCACGAGCCACTGGCATGCGTTTACGTGAAGCCATCTTGGCTGACCTGTCACGGCTAAGCCGTGAGGCTAACCACCTAGGCAGGATTAACATTCAGGACGGCACCAAGGGCGGCCGCGCCGGCGCCTCAGCACCACGTTGGATTTCGCTGGATAAGCATGCTCTGGGCGCGCTTAGATTTGCAGAGCGGGTGTCGCCTGCGGGCAGTCGCAACCTGATTGCGCCACAAGAAAGCTACTTTGACGTTCTGCAGGACATCGTCCGCCCGGCACGGGACATCCTGCAAACACACAACCTCAAAGGTTTCCATGAGTTACGAGCGGCCTACGCATGTGAGCGCTATGAGCAAATAACCCAACACCGCGCGCCTATCAACGGTGGCCACTTTTGCCAGGTAGGTAGGAAGCTTGATCGTGAGGCCCGGAGGCAGATCAGCTATGAGCTGGGGCACGGTCGGATTGATGTTGTAGCTGCTTACATTGGAGGGTGCGCATGA
- a CDS encoding very short patch repair endonuclease: protein MNQFTASDRMRLIKREHTQPELVVRRLLHSMGLRFRLHSKSLPGSPDVVLPKRRTVVFVHGCYWHRHPGCRYASTPKTRQDFWLPKFASNVERDNRKAEQLRELGWRVVVVWECETKDVMSLDARLRKVFLVAPAPQGDAGCSGQ from the coding sequence ATGAACCAGTTCACGGCGTCCGATCGGATGCGTTTGATCAAGCGGGAGCACACGCAGCCAGAATTGGTCGTGAGGCGCCTGCTCCATAGCATGGGGCTTCGATTCCGTCTGCATTCGAAGTCTCTGCCTGGCAGTCCAGACGTCGTCCTTCCTAAACGAAGGACGGTAGTTTTCGTCCACGGATGTTATTGGCACCGGCATCCGGGGTGTCGTTACGCCTCGACGCCGAAAACACGCCAAGATTTCTGGCTACCGAAATTTGCATCGAATGTGGAGCGAGACAATAGGAAAGCCGAACAACTGCGCGAGTTGGGCTGGCGAGTTGTCGTCGTTTGGGAGTGTGAGACCAAGGACGTGATGTCCTTGGATGCTCGACTCAGGAAGGTGTTTTTAGTCGCTCCAGCTCCTCAAGGTGACGCTGGATGCTCAGGCCAATGA
- a CDS encoding ATP-binding protein — protein MDAIVEAVEDHELFLEIDLNVLNHLGIGLYSSTPAVVTEIVANAWDADAHTVTVDIQQDKIIVQDDGHGMGHGELQARFLRVGYARRDQPKGNKSDTLDRPVMGRKGIGKLAMFSLADQIDIWSKKAGGPPVSARINVEQLRKDIQSAKKYSLEKLDTEYDWGDKTGTRIVLSKLTAGTDKTESFLRPRIARRFSVLGDIHKFKVIIDGHEITTQDRGYHSDVQFWWDLEDETRSEQKPLLKNLATDEDGQECIKRINKVVVVENHAYNLRGFIATVAKPKSLKRTDDNINQISLFANGRVFQEDMLKDIGNAKVFNSYIVGEIHADFLDRDGTDRATANRESVKTGDPLVSAVRAWLKNTLDDIADQWDDWRRQQNVDSDDERTKLALEKWYASLTDGRDRKLAQKLITPILSAEHSNDDTKNKDIKRDLVRSAIVGFEKLRIRKQLDKLEKVTDVLSVEFQRLFLNLDSVEATHYHEITRSRLQVIEKFEKEIANTDALEKVAQNYLFDHLWLLDPTWGPVGESKVMEQTLTKELKDIAPDNPTGARIDIAYRTSTGRHVIVELKKPDKKSVDVDDLTKQGRKYRGAVTEYLRKHSDIGGLSGRKPAIDVVFVTGELPRTSDGDVLEILRVNQMQSFTYEGMIVNARRAYQEYLDASPSVSMIDDIVSNIT, from the coding sequence ATGGATGCAATAGTCGAAGCGGTTGAGGATCATGAGTTATTTTTGGAAATCGACCTCAACGTGTTGAATCACCTGGGGATAGGTCTATACAGCAGCACGCCCGCCGTAGTCACCGAGATCGTCGCCAACGCATGGGACGCCGACGCCCATACCGTTACGGTAGACATTCAACAAGACAAGATTATCGTTCAAGACGATGGCCATGGGATGGGGCACGGAGAGCTACAGGCCCGATTCCTTCGTGTCGGGTATGCCCGCAGAGACCAACCGAAAGGCAATAAAAGCGACACTCTTGACCGCCCGGTGATGGGCCGGAAGGGAATTGGGAAACTGGCGATGTTCTCTCTAGCGGACCAAATCGACATTTGGTCAAAGAAAGCCGGGGGGCCACCTGTCTCCGCTCGAATCAACGTCGAACAACTCAGGAAAGACATTCAGTCAGCCAAGAAATATTCTCTCGAAAAGCTGGACACAGAATATGACTGGGGAGACAAGACCGGAACACGCATCGTTCTTTCGAAGCTAACGGCGGGAACTGATAAAACGGAGAGCTTTCTCCGTCCCCGCATAGCGAGGCGTTTCAGTGTGCTGGGAGATATCCATAAATTTAAAGTGATAATTGATGGACATGAAATCACGACCCAGGATCGCGGGTATCATTCAGACGTCCAGTTCTGGTGGGATTTGGAGGATGAAACCAGATCAGAGCAAAAGCCTCTACTCAAGAATCTTGCGACTGACGAAGATGGCCAGGAGTGTATAAAGCGCATAAACAAAGTCGTAGTCGTCGAAAACCATGCCTATAACCTCCGAGGCTTCATCGCCACTGTCGCGAAGCCGAAGAGCCTGAAGAGGACAGATGACAACATCAATCAGATCTCACTGTTCGCCAATGGCCGGGTATTCCAAGAGGATATGCTGAAGGACATCGGCAATGCCAAGGTGTTTAACAGCTATATCGTTGGTGAGATTCATGCGGACTTTCTCGATAGGGATGGAACTGACCGGGCAACGGCAAACAGGGAATCGGTGAAAACCGGAGATCCTCTGGTAAGCGCTGTCCGTGCGTGGTTGAAGAATACTCTTGACGATATTGCGGACCAGTGGGATGACTGGAGACGCCAGCAGAATGTCGATAGCGACGATGAGCGCACCAAGCTGGCGCTGGAAAAATGGTACGCCTCTTTGACGGACGGCCGAGATAGGAAGCTAGCTCAGAAATTGATCACCCCCATCCTGTCGGCTGAGCACTCGAATGATGACACCAAGAACAAGGACATCAAGCGAGACTTGGTACGTAGTGCGATTGTTGGCTTTGAAAAATTACGAATCCGGAAGCAGCTGGACAAACTCGAAAAAGTCACCGATGTATTATCCGTCGAGTTTCAGAGGCTGTTTCTGAATCTCGATAGCGTTGAAGCGACCCATTATCACGAAATCACCCGCTCCAGATTGCAGGTGATTGAAAAATTCGAAAAAGAAATTGCTAATACAGATGCGCTTGAGAAGGTTGCTCAGAACTATTTGTTCGACCACTTGTGGCTACTTGATCCGACATGGGGGCCGGTAGGTGAAAGCAAGGTTATGGAGCAGACTCTCACCAAAGAGTTGAAAGACATTGCGCCTGATAATCCTACCGGTGCACGGATTGATATCGCCTACAGAACTTCGACAGGGCGCCACGTAATTGTGGAGCTGAAGAAGCCTGACAAAAAATCGGTAGATGTAGATGACCTTACGAAGCAAGGACGGAAATATCGAGGTGCGGTTACGGAATATCTCCGCAAGCATAGCGATATTGGAGGTCTGAGTGGCCGCAAACCAGCCATCGATGTTGTATTTGTGACCGGCGAACTCCCTAGGACCAGCGACGGAGATGTTCTGGAAATTCTAAGGGTAAACCAAATGCAATCGTTCACTTACGAGGGAATGATCGTGAATGCGCGGAGAGCATATCAGGAGTATTTGGATGCATCGCCGAGTGTTTCCATGATCGATGACATCGTGTCGAATATAACCTGA
- a CDS encoding DUF262 domain-containing protein, producing the protein MAKQGEMFALISDEQKIEAEKQIIERQKETDFDIREYPIEVIVSKYVDKLEETDKAELFIPDYQRELVWSEEQQGRFIESILLNLPIPYLYVADVHTGENEGRLEIVDGSQRIRTLVRFLGNDFKLDDLKMLPMLNGFYFRDFPVSRQLRFRRKTMRMIELMEVDEEARRQLFDRLNTGGTKLKDMEQRFGSQDGPFTDFVRNTAASLRFRQLCPISDVRINHRDYEEMVLRFYAYLHRYEAFNKRVDEFLDEYLDHMNNHDFDREELLTTFENMLDFVQRFFPHGFKKAPNNSSVPRIRFESISVGVALAQRIAPGLVPASMAWLASDEFKTLTRSDASNSRPKVVNRIHFVRDNLLGREVQYDQQ; encoded by the coding sequence ATGGCAAAGCAGGGAGAAATGTTCGCACTTATTAGCGACGAACAAAAAATCGAAGCTGAAAAACAAATCATCGAGAGGCAAAAAGAAACAGACTTCGACATAAGAGAATACCCTATCGAAGTAATTGTATCGAAATATGTAGACAAACTAGAGGAAACCGACAAGGCCGAGTTATTCATTCCAGATTATCAGCGTGAGCTAGTCTGGAGCGAGGAACAGCAAGGCAGATTTATTGAATCAATATTACTTAATTTGCCAATACCATATTTATATGTCGCCGATGTACACACTGGCGAAAACGAAGGCCGCTTAGAAATAGTTGACGGCTCGCAAAGAATCAGAACACTTGTACGTTTTCTAGGTAACGACTTCAAGCTTGACGATTTGAAAATGTTGCCAATGTTGAACGGATTTTACTTTAGAGATTTCCCAGTCTCACGCCAGCTTAGATTTAGACGCAAAACAATGCGAATGATCGAGTTAATGGAAGTCGATGAAGAGGCGCGCCGCCAGCTCTTCGACCGCCTTAACACTGGCGGAACAAAATTAAAGGACATGGAGCAACGATTCGGCTCACAGGATGGTCCGTTCACTGATTTTGTTCGAAACACTGCTGCCAGCCTGCGTTTCAGACAGCTCTGCCCTATCAGTGACGTAAGAATCAATCATCGCGACTATGAGGAGATGGTACTTAGATTTTACGCCTACCTACATAGATATGAAGCATTCAACAAGCGGGTCGATGAATTCCTAGATGAATATCTTGACCATATGAACAACCATGATTTCGACCGGGAGGAGCTCCTCACAACATTTGAAAACATGCTTGACTTCGTTCAAAGATTTTTCCCTCATGGATTCAAGAAAGCGCCCAATAATTCTTCGGTACCTCGAATTCGATTTGAGTCAATTTCAGTCGGCGTAGCCCTTGCTCAAAGAATAGCTCCAGGGTTAGTTCCGGCTTCAATGGCATGGCTGGCAAGTGATGAGTTCAAGACGCTCACTCGCTCGGATGCAAGCAACTCCAGGCCAAAAGTGGTAAATCGAATCCACTTTGTCAGGGATAATCTGCTGGGTCGAGAGGTCCAGTATGACCAACAGTGA
- a CDS encoding MrcB family domain-containing protein, whose protein sequence is MEITLGQICSLQPKYTSSNTPDMQERGHLIRSVLAGELRSRLPSLRKAFDSVFDDLAVEGSDGIGRKTEAPWVRIFSKAMSPTPREGFYLVIHFAADGSAVFITVGCGSTIWRGGDLRPVSDDELKTRTSWARLIVQQKWKSLIPFDDKISLGAKAQLPRTFEKATGFAKRIAASELNTTDLDLLLFRAAERLNEIYLAQIEQRDLSPGDQSADEISIIAKPLRNRAGKQGRGLTAKERQVIERHAMTLAIKHLSINGYESQDTSATKSFDILAKRAGEELLVEVKGTTSDFCDSVLMTKNEVNLHRAHKGSTGLIIVSKIRLSRDNGEPTATGGEIEALLGWDIDEWTSDPIAFQVSRKSNGSIARNQTRTPR, encoded by the coding sequence GTGGAAATCACATTAGGCCAAATTTGCAGCTTGCAGCCCAAGTATACGTCATCCAACACACCCGACATGCAAGAGCGGGGGCATCTCATTCGGTCAGTACTTGCGGGGGAGTTGCGCAGCCGTTTACCTTCTCTACGGAAGGCATTCGATAGCGTTTTCGATGATCTTGCTGTTGAAGGCTCGGATGGTATCGGGCGAAAGACGGAAGCTCCGTGGGTACGCATATTCTCTAAGGCAATGTCCCCTACCCCTAGAGAAGGTTTCTATCTGGTAATTCACTTTGCAGCAGACGGCTCCGCTGTTTTTATTACCGTAGGGTGTGGAAGCACTATCTGGCGCGGAGGTGATCTCCGGCCGGTATCTGATGATGAACTTAAGACACGAACCTCATGGGCTAGACTTATCGTTCAGCAGAAATGGAAGTCGCTCATCCCTTTTGATGACAAAATTTCTCTGGGTGCCAAAGCACAACTTCCGCGAACATTTGAGAAGGCCACGGGATTCGCCAAGCGCATTGCCGCCTCAGAATTAAATACTACCGATCTTGACCTACTATTATTCAGAGCTGCGGAACGTCTAAACGAAATTTATCTTGCTCAAATTGAACAACGAGACTTATCTCCTGGCGACCAAAGCGCCGACGAGATTTCTATAATCGCCAAACCATTAAGAAACAGAGCAGGGAAGCAAGGCCGAGGACTGACAGCAAAGGAGCGACAGGTAATTGAGCGGCATGCTATGACACTGGCAATAAAACACCTGTCAATAAACGGATATGAATCTCAAGACACTTCAGCAACTAAGTCATTTGACATACTAGCCAAGAGAGCTGGCGAGGAGCTTTTAGTCGAGGTTAAAGGTACGACCAGTGACTTCTGTGATTCGGTGCTAATGACCAAAAATGAAGTAAACCTCCATCGAGCGCATAAGGGATCAACCGGCCTAATTATCGTTTCAAAAATTAGACTTTCTCGCGATAACGGAGAACCAACAGCTACTGGCGGCGAGATTGAGGCTTTACTCGGCTGGGATATCGATGAGTGGACTTCTGACCCAATAGCTTTTCAGGTATCACGAAAGTCCAACGGCTCAATCGCCCGAAATCAAACTCGAACACCCAGATAA